The Persephonella sp. region ATCAAAAACGGCATATAATTAATGGTATGGTTGAGGATATTATCAAAGTTTTGGAAAAAGGGGATATAAGCACTGCCTTAAAAGAAGTTAGAGAGAAGCCCTTTCCTGAAAATCTCCTTGCCGAAGGAATTATTTACTACCACACCGGAAATATAGAAAAAGCAAAACAATTACTTCAAAAATATATAGATTCAGGGAGAGAAGATCCTGAGGCTTACTATTATCTGGGAAATATTTTCATTGAGGAGAAAAATTTTAAAAAGGCAATAAACTATCTAAAAAAAGCTATAAAAATTAAAGAAAAACCTGAGTATTTTAATGATTTAGGATTTGCATTTTTTAGCCTGGGAGATTACGAGAATGCAATAAAAAATTACAATAAAGCACTTAAGTTAGACCCTGACAATCCTGTTTTTTATTACAACAGAGCCCTTGCATACAGGAAATCAGGTAATCTGGAAAAAGCCATAAAAAACTATAATCGGGCAATTGCACTTAATCCTGATGACCCTGATTATTATTACAATCTGGGTATTGTTTACAGGCTAACAGGAAACCCTGAAAAAGCGATATCAAGCTACCAGAAGGCAATAAAACTTAATCCTGAAAATGAGAACTACTGGAACAATCTGGGAAATGCTTATTACGATATAGGAGAATATCAGAAAGCTATAGAAGCTTATAAAAAAGCAGTTGAGATAAATCCTTCATATTTTCTTGGCTGGCAAAATCTGGCAAATACATATCTGGATATAGGAGATTATGAAAATGCTATAAAAGCTTTTAAAAAGGCTCTAAAGTTATACAAATACTGTGCAGACTGTTATATGGACATGGGAATTGCATATAAAGAACTTGGAGAATATGAAAAAGCATTAAAGGCTTATGATAAAGCAGTTGAAATAGACAAATCCCTTAAAGCAACGGCGATTTACAACAAAGCCTGCCTTTTTGCTTCAAAAGGTGAAAATCAAAAGGCAAAAGAGTATTTAGAAAAGGCTTTTGAGCTGGATTCATCCTTGAAGGAGTTTGCAAAAGAAGATAAAGATGTTAAACATCTTTTATAATTCCTGAATTCCCCGTGAAACTCTGGCACCTAATTTACTGAGTTTATAATCTATATTTTCATATCCCCTGTCCAGATGGTATATATCGTATATCCTTGTTGTTCCTTCTGCTATCAGACCGGCTATTACCATTGCTGCACTTGCCCTCAGGTCTGTTGCTTTGACCTCTGCCCCTGATAGTTTTTCAACGCCTTTTATAATGGCAGTTTTTTCTTTTATTTCTATATCTGCCCCTAATCTTTTAAGCTCCGGCACATGCATAAATCTATTTTCAAATATATTTTCTGTTACTGTGGAAGTTCCTTTTACAACGGATAAAAGGGTCATAAATTGTGCCTGCAGGTCTGTTGGGAAGTATGGGTATTCTTTTGTTTCTATATCTACAGGTCTAAGGCTATTTTCTGGTTTGAATATAAACTGAGCTTCCCCAATTTTTACAGGGGTTATTCCTATCTGTTTTAGTATCTGATGAACAAATTTTAGATATTCTTCAGGGTATTTATCAATTATAATTTGACCATCAAATAATGCAGATAAAACTGCAAATGTTCCTGCTTCAATTCTGTCTGGAATTATGCTGTGTGTGGTTCCTGAAAGTTTTTTGACACCTTTTACATAAATGGTGTCTGTCCCTTCTCCTTTTATATCCGCACCCATTTTTTTCAGCATTACTGCAAGGTCCACCACCTCTGGTTCTTTTGCAGCATTTTTTATAATCGTTTCCCCTTCTGCCAGAGCAGCTGCCATCAGGATATTTTCTGTTCCTGTAACTGTGATTTTTTCAAAGTTTATCTCTGCTCCTTTTAGGCCATAAGGGGCTTCTGCGTATATATATCCATGTTCAACCTTGATTTTGGCACCCATTTTTTTAAGGGCTTTCAGATGAAGGTCAACAGGTCTTGTGCCTATTGAACAACCTCCGGGAAGGGCTACTTTT contains the following coding sequences:
- a CDS encoding tetratricopeptide repeat protein; translation: MVEDIIKVLEKGDISTALKEVREKPFPENLLAEGIIYYHTGNIEKAKQLLQKYIDSGREDPEAYYYLGNIFIEEKNFKKAINYLKKAIKIKEKPEYFNDLGFAFFSLGDYENAIKNYNKALKLDPDNPVFYYNRALAYRKSGNLEKAIKNYNRAIALNPDDPDYYYNLGIVYRLTGNPEKAISSYQKAIKLNPENENYWNNLGNAYYDIGEYQKAIEAYKKAVEINPSYFLGWQNLANTYLDIGDYENAIKAFKKALKLYKYCADCYMDMGIAYKELGEYEKALKAYDKAVEIDKSLKATAIYNKACLFASKGENQKAKEYLEKAFELDSSLKEFAKEDKDVKHLL
- the murA gene encoding UDP-N-acetylglucosamine 1-carboxyvinyltransferase, with product KVALPGGCSIGTRPVDLHLKALKKMGAKIKVEHGYIYAEAPYGLKGAEINFEKITVTGTENILMAAALAEGETIIKNAAKEPEVVDLAVMLKKMGADIKGEGTDTIYVKGVKKLSGTTHSIIPDRIEAGTFAVLSALFDGQIIIDKYPEEYLKFVHQILKQIGITPVKIGEAQFIFKPENSLRPVDIETKEYPYFPTDLQAQFMTLLSVVKGTSTVTENIFENRFMHVPELKRLGADIEIKEKTAIIKGVEKLSGAEVKATDLRASAAMVIAGLIAEGTTRIYDIYHLDRGYENIDYKLSKLGARVSRGIQEL